Proteins co-encoded in one Papaver somniferum cultivar HN1 chromosome 5, ASM357369v1, whole genome shotgun sequence genomic window:
- the LOC113284122 gene encoding uncharacterized protein LOC113284122: MGLTNKDNEGVSPSRVEAVGMDTLGISSSPHKENKHMEGIMDSQPWRARKLHSHMPSRFANQPAADENVATRDIPTKATGESSGWSNHEARQTGCNEGPPATLEFHVRSEDGINVFVDLNSSLSDWTNKLKSELCIHPEKLNAKSRVLHHELGIVSESEEQMKASFLGNTAVNLKTTGDPNVTESLTSSDVRDIPEEHIISSVISPNNIAESTPVREIDPKVSSLCGEYSQNSVDLNSDSHLQNGNQTFVSAGSKLSDISDGSKSDSKCPESAETFPSASVSSKPDLPIVSEFFKDGISLITSALGNPGGVIPMCSTGDSMGMQSSEVASYSNDTEKCSLHNLDSSDLDDPMTNLQTDEGRSENKEPGQNTNSDPLYASSEVGGGSNPISEKDSSECSQINKLLKRPFNCSANPEPGGLQMRRTTRSQERVRKAEKKAILVLQKNAKKFLPRRSSPRLVSQ, from the exons ATGGGGTTAACCAACAAAGATAATGAAG GAGTAAGTCCAAGTAGAGTGGAAGCTGTTGGAATGGATACTCTAGGGATTTCGTCATCACCCCACAAAGAGAATAAGCATATGGAGGGCATCATGGATTCTCAACCATGGCGTGCCAGAAAATTGCATAGTCATATGCCTTCCCGATTTGCAAAT CAACCAGCTGCGGATGAGAATGTGGCAACCAGAGATATTCCTACTAAAGCTACTGGTGAAAGCTCTGGGTGGTCGAATCATGAAGCCCGTCAGACTGGATGCAATGAGGGGCCTCCTGCTACGTTGGAGTTCCATGTTAGGTCTGAAGATGGAATCAACGTTTTTGTTGATCTGAACTCGAGCTTATCAGACTGGACAAACAAGTTAAAGAGTGAACTTTGTATCCATCCAGAAAAGCTGAATGCTAAGTCTAGAGTTCTTCACCACGAGCTTGGAATCGTCAGTGAAAGTGAAGAACAAATGAAAGCTTCATTTCTTGGGAATACGGCGGTAAACTTGAAAACAACAGGTGATCCCAATGTTACTGAATCTCTCACAAGCTCAGACGTAAGagatattcctgaagaacatatAATATCTTCTGTAATAAGTCCTAACAACATTGCAGAGTCAACCCCTGTTAGGGAGATTGATCCAAAGGTTTCATCTCTGTGCGGTGAATATTCTCAGAATTCTGTAGATTTGAATAGTGACTCCCATCTCCAAAATGGCAACCAAACTTTTGTTTCAGCTGGCTCAAAATTATCAGATATATCAGATGGATCAAAGAGTGATAGCAAATGTCCAGAAAGTGCTGAAACATTCCCCTCGGCTTCGGTTTCTAGTAAACCAGATCTTCCAATAGTCAGCGAATTCTTTAAGGATGGAATCTCACTCATTACTTCAGCTCTTGGGAACCCTGGTGGCGTGATTCCTATGTGCTCAACCGGTGATTCAATGGGGATGCAATCATCAGAAGTTGCAAGTTACTCTAATGACACCGAAAAATGTTCACTTCATAACCTTGACAGTTCAGATTTGGACGATCCAATGACTAATTTACAAACTGATGAAGGCAGGTCAGAAAACAAGGAACCTGGTCAGAACACAAACAGTGACCCTCTATATGCATCTTCTGAAGTAGGG GGAGGGAGCAACCCCATTAGTGAGAAAGATAGCTCAGA GTGTTCACAGATTAATAAGTTGTTGAAGAGGCCTTTTAACTGTTCTGCTAATCCGGAGCCTGGAGGTCTTCAGATGAGGCGAACCACAAGATCCCAAGAGCGTGTGAGGAAAGCTGAGAAGAAAGCTATACTCGTCTTACAAAAAAATGCAAAGAAATTTTTACCCAGGAGATCTTCACCGCGGCTGGTCTCTCAG TGA